From the genome of Acidobacteriota bacterium:
ATCATGGGCGGGCGGGCCAAGACGCCGCCGATGTCACCTTAATGAAGGAGGTACGAACCATGTCCAAATTTCAACCTTTCGTGATGGAACGGATGATGTCGAAGTTCGAGAAGGCGGTTGACTACAACCTGTCGGAGAGCGGGGTTCACCCGTTGACCCTGAAAGAGCTGATTCAGGACGACCCGGACGAGCTGAACGGCTTGCTTTCGCTCGAAATGGACTACGCCCATGCCAACGGCATTCCGGAGCTCCGCCGGAATATCGCCGCCCTCTATCCCGGGGCGGGCCCGGAAAACGTTCTTGTGACCGTCGGGGCCATCGAGGCCAACTACGACATCCTCTGGGGCCTGCTTTCGGCCGGGGACGAGATCGCGGTCATGCTGCCCAACTACATGCAGATCTGGGGGCTGGCCAAGAATCTGAATCTCCATCTGAAGACCTTCTCCCTGGACGAGAAAACCGGCTGGGCCCTCGATCTCGACGGATTGAAGACCGCGGTGACCGCCAAGACCAAATTGATTGCGGTCTGCAACCCGAACAATCCGACGGGCAATATCCTGACGAGCGAAGAGATGGAGGCTGTCGTCGAAGCGGCCCGCCGGGCGGAGGCCTGGATCCTGGCCGATGAAGTGTATGCCGGAGCCGAGCGCCTGACGGATGATCAAACGCCTTCTTTTTACGGAAAATACGACAAGGTCCTGGCTGTCGGCAGCTTGAGCAAGTCCTACGGCCTTCCCGGCCTTCGGATCGGCTGGGCCGTCGGCCCGGTCGAGGTCATCGACGAACTCTGGGCGAGGCACGAATACCTGACCCTGAGCGCCACGATGCTTTCCAACCACCTGGCCGCCTATGCCCTGTCCCCTCGCGTCCGGCCCCGCCTCATCCAGCGTGCCCGCAACTTCATCCGCCGGGGCTACCCCGTTCTGCAGGAATGGATGAACACGCACGGCGAAATCCTGAGCGCCGCGCCGCCCCGGGCCGCGGCGATCGCCTTCGTGAAGTACCGCCTGGACATTTCCTCCACGGAGTTCACCGAGCGGCTGCGGGAGGAGAAAAGAGTGCTCATCGTGCCGGGCGAACACTTCGGCCTGGATCGCTTTGTCCGCATCAGCTACGGTCTGCCTCATGATTACCTGACGCCCGCTCTCGGCCGGATCAGCGACCTGATCCTGGAAATCAAAAAAGGATGAAGATCGCGACAAAAGCCGAGATCCGGAGCGTTCTTTCGTCCCTGGATCTTCTCCCGGCCATCGAGGAGGGCTTCGTGGCCTATTCCCAGGGCCGGGCGGTTGTTCCCCCGGTCGGCGAGCTGATTTTGGATAAAGGGGAAGTCCACATCAAGTCGGGGTACATTTCCGGAGAGGATCTCTATGTGATCAAGATTGCCTCGGGCTTCTACGGCAATCCCGCCCTGGGCCTGCCGTCGGGCAACGGCTGCATGCTTCTCTTCAAACAGGACACCGGCGAATCCGCCGCCATCCTTCTGGACGAGGGGTATCTGACCGATGTCCGAACCGCCGTCGCGGGGTCCGTCGCGGCCAAGTATTTCGCGCCGCGAAGGGTCGAGCGCATTGGTATCGTCGGCGCGGGAGTGCAGGCCCGGCTCCAGCTTGAAGAACTGAAGCGCATCTCGGACTGCCGGGACGTCCTGGTCTGGGGCCCTCTTCCGGATGAGCTCGAGGCCTACCGGCGGGAGATGGAAACCCGGGGTTTTTCCGTGGAAACCACGGCGGACGCATCGGCCATCCTGAAGTCCTGCAACCTAGTTGTCACGGCCACACCGTCAAAAACACCCCTTCTCTCGGCCGCCGACCTGAGACCGGGAACCCATATCACCGCCGTCGGCTCGGACACGCCGGACAAGCAGGAACTCGATTCGGAAATTCTGGCCCGCGCCGATGTCGTCGTGGCGGACAGCCTGTCCCAATGCCGGCTGCGGGGGGAGATCCACAAGGCCCTCGAATCGGGTCATATCACGGAAGATCGCTGTCTGGAATTGGGAGCGGTTATTTCGGGGCGGGAAAAAGGCCGGACATCGGAAAGCCAGATCACGATCGTCGACTTGACCGGAGTGGCCGTCCAGGACATCAAGATCGCCTCCGCGGTCTTTCGCGCGCTCTGGCCGGCGACGCCCGGCGGCGCAGATCGGGCCGGCCGCAACCGTCTGACGATCGGATAGCGGGCGCTATTCCCAGGCCGGAAACGCGAACCCGTCGGCGCTTTTACGGTAGGGCATCCAGGCCAGGGCGATCAGCGGCACCGCGATATTTTTTCGGAAGGGACGCACCTCCAGAGTTTCGAGCTCCTTGGTCATGGGATCTGTCCGTGTAGCCAGGGCGTCGGCCTCAGCCTCAATTGAACTTTCGAGGTCATGAAGCCGTCCACGGAGGATCTCCAGGTTCTCCTTGGCTGCGGTGATGCTCTGTTTGTCTCTCGAATAACGTCCGGCGCCCCGGGCGGCCGTCGTCGCCCGGCCGACGGTAGACATGCTGACGGCTTTTCGGCCGAGGATGGAGCTGAGAACTGTCGAGCCCAGCGAGATCATAGTCTGAACTTTCTGTTGTCCCGCCTGTCGGGCCCTTGTGTCGACGGTTTGTTCGGCCCGCCGCACGCGGTCTTGGAGAGTTGCAAGCCGTGTTGCGTATTTCTTCCTCAAGGCGTCCAGCAGGGCGTCACGCTGTTCCCGGGCCGACTGCTGAAGCCGGATCCGAAAATCCCGCTCGGACTCGCCGGGCTCGGAAGCCAATTTGAAGTCAGCACTGTGAAAAATCTTGATCGATTGGTTCCGGTAAAGCCAATCGGCGAGTTCTCTGGCCCAGACATCGTAATTCCTGGGTGAGGCGGCGATTGACGGTACATCCATAAAGGCGGCCTGGTCCGCTGGTGGCTTCTTCAAGTCGGTCAGGGGGAATTCGATTTTAAAGGCCTTGTGCCAATTGACGGGGAGAGGTTCTGCTGTCACTGGGGCTGCTAGGATCTCTTCTCTGACGGTGCGGATTCCCGTCTTGGGGTGGGAAAAGCCGATCTGGGCGTTGGCCAGGACCCGGGGTTCATAGACAAGAGTCTCGCCGTGACCGAGAGGACCCCTTACGGGAATAAAAAACTGTTTTATATCTGGGGGCAACATGAGCCGAATTTTCCTATCCATCGGGGGTGCTGCAGGAGTTCTGGCCGGAGGTGTCCCTGTGGGTGCCGAAGCGGTCATAGCCTGGGCATCATGAATTGATGATAACGGTTTGGCGGAGGCGGTCGAAGCTGTTGCGGCCTGTGCGGAAACAGGAGGCGCCTGTAACGTTTCTTGGGCTTTCGAATCAGCGGTGGCCGTCGCCGCTCTCTTCTCGTCCATCAAGACCTTGATCTGGTTTCGTGTCATCGGTCCGCGGAGATAAGACATGCACCAGCGGGTCTGGAAGATCGACGGCCCGTCGTCATGGACGTTGTGCATGAGGAACACACGGCTTCCCAGGCCGGCCAGCGTCTGCTCCATGCCTTTACGGTCGAACCGTGAGCTCTGGGAGGCCGCGACGCCTTCCAATCCGTCGAGAACCCGCATTTTGTCGCGCTCCGTCTGGAGGCGGCCGATCAACCAGGTGCCTGTGTTCGACAGACCCTTATAGTCCAGATCGACCGGATTCTGAGTGGTCAGTAAGATGCCGACGCCGTGGGCCCGGGCCTGCTTGAGGAGGGTCAACATGGGCGCCTTGGACGGAGGGTTGGCGACGGGCGGGAAAAACCCGAAGATCTCGTCCATATAGACAAGGGCCCGGAGACTGGACGTCCCCGGCTGAGACCGGGTCCAGCTCAGAATCTGATTGAGGAGAAGCGAGACGAAGAACATCCGTTCGGCATCGCCGAGATGGGCGATCGAGAAAACGGCGATTCTTGGTTTGCCGGACGGCGTATAGAGCAGGCTTCCGATGTCCAGGGATTCGCCTTGGAGCCAGGCCGAAAATCCGGGTGCGGCGAGCAGGTTGTTGAGCTGGAGGGCCAGGGAGAACCGGTCCTTCGAGGGGAAGAACGATTCGAGGTTCATGACACCGACCTGCTGGACGGGCGGCGTCTGGATGCCGTGGATAAGGCCTTCAAGGCTGAGGTCGCGTCCGTGCCGCCAGGCCTCGTTGAGGATGGTCGAAATCAGGATGTGTTCGCG
Proteins encoded in this window:
- a CDS encoding aminotransferase class I/II-fold pyridoxal phosphate-dependent enzyme: MSKFQPFVMERMMSKFEKAVDYNLSESGVHPLTLKELIQDDPDELNGLLSLEMDYAHANGIPELRRNIAALYPGAGPENVLVTVGAIEANYDILWGLLSAGDEIAVMLPNYMQIWGLAKNLNLHLKTFSLDEKTGWALDLDGLKTAVTAKTKLIAVCNPNNPTGNILTSEEMEAVVEAARRAEAWILADEVYAGAERLTDDQTPSFYGKYDKVLAVGSLSKSYGLPGLRIGWAVGPVEVIDELWARHEYLTLSATMLSNHLAAYALSPRVRPRLIQRARNFIRRGYPVLQEWMNTHGEILSAAPPRAAAIAFVKYRLDISSTEFTERLREEKRVLIVPGEHFGLDRFVRISYGLPHDYLTPALGRISDLILEIKKG
- a CDS encoding ATP-binding protein, which produces MDYEKLGVFYLGRPYDMAAKENQEGLILYDSKNLTTHGVCVGMTGSGKTGLCIALLEEAAIDGIPAIVIDPKGDMPNLLLTFPELQPEDFRPWINEDDARKKGMTPDDFARNQADLWRKGLATWQQDGERIRRLRQAADFAVYTPGSTAGLPVSILKSFAAPSAAVIEDEEILRDRITSTASSLLGLIKVDADPIRSREHILISTILNEAWRHGRDLSLEGLIHGIQTPPVQQVGVMNLESFFPSKDRFSLALQLNNLLAAPGFSAWLQGESLDIGSLLYTPSGKPRIAVFSIAHLGDAERMFFVSLLLNQILSWTRSQPGTSSLRALVYMDEIFGFFPPVANPPSKAPMLTLLKQARAHGVGILLTTQNPVDLDYKGLSNTGTWLIGRLQTERDKMRVLDGLEGVAASQSSRFDRKGMEQTLAGLGSRVFLMHNVHDDGPSIFQTRWCMSYLRGPMTRNQIKVLMDEKRAATATADSKAQETLQAPPVSAQAATASTASAKPLSSIHDAQAMTASAPTGTPPARTPAAPPMDRKIRLMLPPDIKQFFIPVRGPLGHGETLVYEPRVLANAQIGFSHPKTGIRTVREEILAAPVTAEPLPVNWHKAFKIEFPLTDLKKPPADQAAFMDVPSIAASPRNYDVWARELADWLYRNQSIKIFHSADFKLASEPGESERDFRIRLQQSAREQRDALLDALRKKYATRLATLQDRVRRAEQTVDTRARQAGQQKVQTMISLGSTVLSSILGRKAVSMSTVGRATTAARGAGRYSRDKQSITAAKENLEILRGRLHDLESSIEAEADALATRTDPMTKELETLEVRPFRKNIAVPLIALAWMPYRKSADGFAFPAWE
- a CDS encoding ornithine cyclodeaminase family protein, which gives rise to MKIATKAEIRSVLSSLDLLPAIEEGFVAYSQGRAVVPPVGELILDKGEVHIKSGYISGEDLYVIKIASGFYGNPALGLPSGNGCMLLFKQDTGESAAILLDEGYLTDVRTAVAGSVAAKYFAPRRVERIGIVGAGVQARLQLEELKRISDCRDVLVWGPLPDELEAYRREMETRGFSVETTADASAILKSCNLVVTATPSKTPLLSAADLRPGTHITAVGSDTPDKQELDSEILARADVVVADSLSQCRLRGEIHKALESGHITEDRCLELGAVISGREKGRTSESQITIVDLTGVAVQDIKIASAVFRALWPATPGGADRAGRNRLTIG